From the genome of Methanothrix sp.:
GTATGTGCCAGAGTATACCACGATGGTGTCTCCCGGGCTGGCATTGTTGATGGCATCCTGGATGCTGCTCTTGGTACACCCGTATGAGCATACAGTATAAGTGGCAGCATCCGCTGATGCAACCAGGATCAAAATCGCCAGCCAGAGAGGCAGAACTAAGCTTACCCCCCTTCTCGAAATCATCGCTACTCACCATATTTGCTTATTGAGTAATGATTATTAGTATGTAATATATATACTTTCCTGCCAAGCAAACGCATATCTGGTTTTAAAAATATGATGAATTAAAAAAGTTATTAACATTATTATTCAATTTATTGGAGTGCTCCCGCATATGAGTGCAGAACCCTGTCGAGAGGCTGGAGATGGCGTGGGAATAGACCAGCAAATACTGCTGTGCTGAATAATTGTAAGGTCGAACGCCACCGATTTTGTAATTACGCTCTTATGTATTCAGCAACTTGGAGATCATGCGGTAGGTTGCTGAATGCACTCATCCGCTCGCCAGGAGCGCATAGCATGACTGCTGCCTCTCCGGGCAAGGAGCGATTACAATTTGTATGAATTGCCCTCTGCTATCGTATTCTCAAACATCATTCAACAGCAGATACACAACCTTTATCACAGAGGCATGCAGAGAGTCTGATCTGCCTGATGAACTCGATTAGGAGTTGCCCTGATGGAGACCCTGGGAGATCTGATCCGCGGGCTCCGGGAGATTTCGCGCGTGGAGCCCTCAAGGGATGATGTTGAGAGAATATTAGGATGGCGCCCCGAGTCCATACGGGTTCTCGCGCCCTCCGAGGACGAGAGCATAATGGTGATCGTCTTTGAGAGGGGCATGGTGCTCGAGGTCCGGTACTTCCTCAACGACAGCCTGAGAGCCATGGGGGACGATATGGAGATGCGCCTCATGCTCCAGGTGGATATCACCTCCAGGGTGGGATACAGCGTCTTCTACTCGAAGTACATCCACGGACAGGGATACATAAGGGTATCACTGAGAGATGTCGAGAACAAGATGGTCCAGAAGATCCTGGAGGACTATTACCTTCCCAGGCTCAGAGGCATATACAAGCCTGTGATCATGGAGTTCAGAGGTTTCTCCGACAGGGATTTCTTCGGCGTCGAGGCCGGGAGAGAGCACGGCTACATCTACTACTCCCCTGTCCGGCCGAAGAGCGGAGAGAACGAGGTGAGAATCCTGGATGTGGTCGCAAGACTCTACCATCTGGAGTCCATCCTGAAAAACAGAGATGTCCAGCACCAGCTTGCAGAGCTCGAGCTGCAGATGAGCCTGCTCCCAAGCGTGATGTGGATGTGATCTCCGGATTCATGTGCAGGGGCTAAAGATGCCAGCTCGGTGCGCACAGTCGTCCTTGCACAGGCAATGCAGAGCGATCCTGCATAATATCCGGCTTCCAGGGTCCATCAGGTGACGGTTTTGGGCAGGTTCTACCTCTCCATCGCCATTCTTCTCATATCAGGAGGCATCCTCTCGATGGCGTAGCGCAGCGTGGTCCTGGGCATCACTGCCTTCCGGGATATGATGTACTGGAAGACCTCCTGCTGGTGGCACCTGCTGGCCTCCTTGAGAAGCCAGCCGCAGCCCTTCTGGACCATGTCATCAGTGTCTTTAAGCAGCAGATCGGCGATCTCGAGCACATCGCTCAGGAACAGCCCTCTGCGCGCTGGGAGTATCATGGTCGCGGCCGCAGCCCTCCGCACCCACCGGTTGTCTGATCCAGACCATCTCTTCAACCTCTCGATCTGCTGGGGATACATCTCAACGAATGTTCCAAGAGAGTGGTTGCAGAATGTATCGCACTTGACCCAGTTGTTGATGTAGGCTGCAACCCATCGCTCGAACACCTGAAAATCCCGGGGCTCGTAGCTCCTCCGGAGGGAGTACGCCCACTCGAATGCCACGATCGCGTCCTCTGTGTAATCCGTCTCCAGAAGGTCCTCGCAGAGCTCAAAGATATCGGTTTTCCCCAGGTGGCGGAGCCTCCTGAAATGACGCCTGGCGATCTCTCTGACCACAGGCGTCCTCACACCGTAAAGCCTCACAGGCTCCCTGAAGAAGCGCTGAGCAGACTCCCGCGCCCGGGCGTCAGCGTTCTGCAGCAGCTCGGCTCTTACCAGAGATACAGGATCCTCGCACATTCCATACATGATTCTTGCGCTCTTATCCATATGTTAACTTGCCCAATAGAAGCACTGGGCTTGCTATGCATTCCAGGTAAATGAATAAGTGCGTTCAGCAACCATATTGCACGACCCGCAAGTTGCCAAACACATAAGAGCGGATTCTTGTTCATGAGGAGTCCAGACTGCCGGACTGATATCCTCCAGCCTTCCTGATCTCCCCGGCAAGCATCGGCAGGAACGTCCCGACATCCGTGACCAGGCCTATCGCCTGGGCTGTGCCCCTGTCCATGAGCTTCGTGACGGTCGCGGGGTTGATATCCACGCACAGCGTCTTGACATAGGAGGGAAGTAGGTTCCCGGTCGCGATCGAGTGGAGCATCGTCGCCATCATCAGAGCCATGTCCACCCCTTTCAACGCCTCTGCCATCGCATCCTTCGCCCTGACTGTATCTGTTATGACCTCGGGAAGGGGGCCGTCATCTCTTATCGATCCGGCAAGCACGAAGGGTATTCCCTTTTTGATGCACTCGTACATTATGCCCCCCCGGATCTTGCCCTCCTTTATCGCGTTCTCTATCGAGCCGCTGGCGATGATCTCGCTTATCGCATAGAGGTGGTTCCTGTGACCCCCTGAGGTCGCGTTCCCCTTCATGTCCATTCCGAGGCTTGTGCCGAAGAGCTGTCTCTCTATGTCATGAACAGCGAGCGCATTTCCTGAGAGGAGGACATCGATGTATCCCTCCCTGATGAGCTGGGCAAGCGCAGGCGCGGCGCCGGTATGGACCACCGCGGGGCCGCAGATCGCAGCGATCCTCCCGCCCTTTCTCTTTGTCGAGACTATCTCCTCTGCGATCTGCCTCACGATCTCCACACTGGGACGCTCTGATGAGACCTCATTCCTCATGAAGCCGAAGAATGATTTCTCCCTGGGGCGCTCTGGTGGCACGACCTTAACGCCAGTGGTCCCCACGACGACCATGTCCCCCTTTTTTATGTGATGTATCGGAGTGCATCTCGCGCTGCTTCCTGACACCACTATGAGGCAGTCCATCCGGCTCCCCTCGACAGGGATCCAGGTTCCTCTGAGCCTGATATACGTGGGATGGTTTGTGGTCGAGTAGAACCCCCTGGGAACCACCATGTCGCTGGGCGCTGGCTCCAGCCTGACATCCTCCGAGTCCACGAGCCTCGCACCAAGCGCATTCAGCGCCTCAAGGATCTGGTTGAGATGCGACTGGTCCCTGCCGATAAGCGTGAGCCTGACATGGCTTGGCTCGTCCTTTCTCTTGCCCACAGTGAACTCCTTTATCTCGAACTCGCCCCCCATGTCCATGATCCTGTCAAGCGCCTTCGTCAGGATAAGCGAGTCGATCAGATGCCCCTCCATCTCTATATCGCATATCTCACTCATACAAACAACAGCTCCAGAAACTCCGCTCACCAGGGCTGGCCCTCGATGACCGCGAGGGTCTTGTCGTTGGTGGACATCACCTGCTTCAGGATCCTGACCACATACCTGTCTCCGTCCTGCTCCGGTATATCGAAGATGGCCTTCGTCCCCATCCGTCTGAGGTGCTGCTCGAAGTCACGCGCGGTCTGTATCGATCTCACCCTTATCTGCACCTGCTGCACGATCTGCTCGCCCTGCATTCTTCTGCGGATCGTATCGGTGAGCGGCACCAGTATGCTCTCCCCAAGCCTTAAAGCTCTTTCTCTCAGTGCCGCTTCATCCTCATTCCACTCGACCGACTGGAACCCCTCACGAACGACCCTTGAGAAGAAGAAGTCCTGCGCGTAATCGTTGTAGTACCTGAAGGCGAACTCCAGGTCGCTGCAGTTGCTCTCCGAGGCGGTGTACTTCAAAGGGCTCGCCCGATTCTCAGGATCCTTTATGACCACCCCCTCCCGCCCGGCCCTCCCGAGCCTCTTTATTATGCGAAATATCTCATCTGCAGCCCTCTCAACCGGGAACTCGCCGAAGAACGGGACGACCTTAACGCCGTACTCCTCTGCAAGCGCATGCGTGGCATGAACGCCCATAATCGACCGGCAGTTCTTCTTCGAGATGTCGAAGAGGTAGAAGTCGATGCTCTCGACCGGATAGACGTCCTTAGGCACATATGGATTCTCAGGACCGACCATCTCCCCGCACAGGACAATGTCCGGATTATCCTCGAAGAGATCCGGATCCACCCTCTCCCGAACGATCTCTGTCGAGAAGGGGCATATGTATCCTCCCCTGGTCAGAGCATACACATCACCGTCCACGGAGACGGCTCTTATGTTGTAGCCGTTCATCTTCTCCTCGACCGCCACCCTGTCGAGAAAGTTCCTCCTGATGGCGGGGGCCAGCATCATGGCCCTCCTTATCTTCGGATACCCGTGTACCACATCACCGTTCTCGAATATCACAGTCCCGGGCTCAACCCCGGATATGCCCTTCTCGAATCGGAGGAGACGGGGCTCAGGCCAGCTGGAGAGTTTCAGGATGCCTTCCATCAGAGACTCAAGCCTCTCGACAGGCACACCCAGGCTCCTCGCTGCCCTGCTCAGGTTCATGATCGAGAGCCCCTGAAAAAGAGGATCAGGCGGCCAGGGCCCTGGTCCTGACCAGGTAGTCTATGAGGCACCTTCTGGTGATCATGCCCGCAAGTGATCCGTCCCTGTTGAGCACCGGAAGACCTCCGCGGTTCTCCTCCAGGATTATCTTGCGGACCTCCTCAAGCGGCGTGTCCACATAGACGTACTTCACATCATGCGTCATGACATCAGATACCAGAAGGTTCTTTATCCTGGTCTCCTGCTGTCTCCACGAAACAAGATCTCGAAACGCCCTCAGGGCCCTTGCTATGTCCCTCTCTGTGAGGATACCCACGAGCTTTCCGCCATCGAGAACCGGAAGCCTTCCGATATCCCTGTCCATCATCATTCTTCTGGCATGTATGAGCCTGTCCCTCGGAGATACTGTCAGGGCTGAGCGCATGGCATCCTTCGAGACGCCTGTGAGCTTGACGCTGGCAAGGATCTCCCTCGGCCTCACCCATCCCAGGATCTCGTCGTTCTGAGTAACGACCAGAACAGACGTCTTCTGGAGAAGCAGTATCGCCTCATCGACACCCATCTCGGGGTGCACCGGTATCACAGCATCAAGCGTCGCAGCTGCCACGTGGAGTGAGGAGGCGGGCATCCCAAGCCGTCTCCTCGTGCCGAGGACCCTGGCGATCTGTCGCATCGTTATTATGCCGCCGAGCTTGCCGTTGTTTGTCACAAGCAGCCTCCGGGTGCCGTGCTTCTCCATAAGATCAAGCGCGTGCCCGAGACGCTCAGATTTGTCTATCGTTATCGGCGGGGTCATTATATCCTTAACCTGCATGCATCACCATCTCCCTATCTCTGCGACGACCTCTCTGGTGGAGAAGAACCCGACCATGCTGTCGTTCTCGATGACAGGCATGCCGCATATACTCTTCTCCACGAGAACCTTTGCATCGTCGACAGCTCTATCGTCGACACGCGCTGCTATGATCGGCGACGACATGATGTCCTCCGCAACGAGCGGCACCTGCTTTATGTACCTGTACTGCTTCCGCCCGGCTGTGCTCTCCTTTCTGGTCATCTTTATGCTCTTCATCCTCGGCTGATCGAACGAATCGAATATGCCCGCAAATGTCAGGTTCGATCTTGTTATGACTCCCACAGGCCGCATGTTGTCCTCGTAGACCAGCACCCTGCTCACCCCGTGAAGGTTCATCTGCTCCACGACATGCGCTATTGTGTGATGCCTGTGAACGCTGACCATGCCCTCAGCCATGAGATCCCCGACCTTCGAATCGAGGTTCTGCTCTGCGAAATACCTGAGCAGATCCCTGGAGGTTATTATGCCCACGAGCTCCCCATCCTTCTCCACAGGAAGTCCATCGATCTCGTTCTCCATCATGAGCTCTGCAGCCTGGGTGAGCGTTGCGTCCGGATATATCGTGATCGGGTTCTCAGTCATCACAAGCTGCACGGGGATCCTGTCGATCGGCCTTCTTCTCCATTCAGGCGCCGCCTGAGCGAGCCTGTTTGATATGTCGTACTTTGTGACTATTCCCACAAGCTTCCCCTTGTCCATCACGGGAAGCCTGCTTATGTCATGCTTGAACATCAGGTTCCTGGCCCTCTGGATGGGCTCGTTCCTCTCCACCACCCAGACAGGTGTTGCCATGTAATCCTTAACTCTCATCTCGCAACTCCCCTATGCTCCGCCAAAGCCCTCAGGAAATCCCTCTCAGTTATGATCCCCACCATGGAGCCGCCCTCCATGACAGGCAGGGATCCCACATCCTTCTCCACCATCAGGTTTGCAGCGTCCTTCAGCCTGGTCCTCGGGTCTGTCATGATGAGAGATCTCTTTATGAGGCCCTTTATCGGCTGATCCATCACATCCTTTATATCGCCTGTGATTATCTTGCTGAACGCCTCCCCTGAGGCCATGTACTTCATGATGTCTGAGGCTGTTATTATCCCTGTCAGAACGCCATCCTGAATTACCGGAAGGCGCCTGAACCCCTTCTGCACTATCATCCTGGACGTCTTCTCTATGGACATGCTGGCGGGGGCTGTAACCACATTCGGGCTCATGTACTCCCTGACGGTCCTGTCCATGTCAAGGCCTCTCACAACCTCCACGAAGTCCTCCTCTGTTACGATCGCCTTTATCCTCGACCTCTCATCCACGATCGGAAGACCGCCCACGTTGCGCTCGTACATGATCCTCAGCGCCTCATCCACCGAAGCGGTATCCGGAGCCGAGATCAACTTCGTGCTCATGATCTCCCGTATCTCAGCATTGATGGCCGCCAGAATGTTGCCCTCGTACTTCTTTCTCACCAGGTTGTGCCTTATGCCCCCTCCAAGAAAGTCCACGATATCCACGCACGTCACGAATCCTAGAAGCCGGTTCGTGCCTGCGTCCGCTATCGGCAGCCTCCTGAAGCCGTAGCTGTTCATTATCTTGATCGCGCCGATTATCGTTGTCGTGGGTGGGGCAGTGACAACCTCTGTGCTCGCTATGCTCAGAATATCCCCCTGGCGTCTCGCCACCCTCGAATCGAACTCAACCGGTCCTCTGTCCATGCTGCCCGGAGGGACTGGTATCCCCTCGACCCTCTGATCCCCAATCCTGTGATCAACTCTCTTCATTCAAACATCACCAAGGACCGCTTTAATAAGATCATACCTATCGACTATACCTACCAGCACATCATTCTCCACCACAGAGATGCGTCCGATGTCGTGCTTCAGCATCACCTCCACCGCCTGCCTGAGCGGGGCGTCTCTCTTGATGCTGTACAGAGGAGTGCTCATCAGCTTCTCCACCCTGATCTTGGCGGTGTCCTTAGACCTGTACATGTCCTCCTTGCCCAGCCTGGCCCACCCCCTTTTCAGTATATCAAACCTGGTGATGATCCCGATGGGCCTCCCGGACTCATTCACCACCGGGAGACCCGTAATGTCCTCTTCAAGCATCCTGTCCCATACCTTCGATATCGGGTCGTCGGGCCTGGCGGTGATCACATCTCTGGACATGATGGCATCGACCGGCTTATCCGGAATCCTGCTGAGGTCGAGGTGTTTGAATATGTCCAGAAGGCTCACAACACCCCTGAGCATCCTGCTGGAAGGCGAGTCCACGACCGGGAGAAGCGTCACCTTCTCCTGGAACATCAGCCTGGCCGCGTCCATCATATCCATCTCCTCGGTGATGAGAGGCACGCTGACAGTGAATCCCGCCACAGTGACGTTCGACCTTGTGGAGGTTATCCTGAGCATATCCTGGTTTGTCACGATGCCGATGACGCGACCCTCTGGGTCTATGACGGGAAGTCCGCGCACATGGTTATCCCTTATGAGCTGGCGCGCCCTGGTCGCAAAATCTGTCTTCTCCACATAAAGTGGATCCCTGGACATAATATCAGCTACTTTCATTGTTGCTCCCCATCCAGAATGCCTGACAATAATCCGAAGCAGAGAATATCATCTGCTGATATCCCGACAGCTCCAACAGAGCATCTCCCCATCAACAGAGACCAGAGAGTCTGAAAGCTGACCGCAGCGCTCGCATATCCCTCTGACCATCTCGCTTGGCTCCTGGAAGTGCACGCTCTCCCTGTGCATCTCTATGAGATCCGCCAGAATGTCGTTCAGCCCGAGAGATGCACCGGAGACGAGATCTGTGTCGGTGATTATCCCCACCAGTCTGCCATCGTCGGAGATGACCGGAAGCCGCTTCACGCCGGATTTAAGCATGAGCTCGGCAGCATCACGGAGGCTTGCATCCGGGTGGATCTTTATCAGCGGGGAGTTCATGACATCCCCCACCCGCACCTTTCTGGGATCCTCAGCTCTGGCGACTACTTTCTTCACGAGATCTCGCTCGGTTATGATTCCAATGGGTTTTCCCTCCCGAACCACTATCAGGCTGCCAACATTGGCAGAGATCATCCTGCCTGCAGCATCCAGCACGTCCATATCTGCGTCGACTGTCAGCACCGGGCGGCTCATGATCTCTCGCACACGCATCGTAGTCTCCATCGCCTCAACCTCCGTTTCTTCATACTCTATAATTCCGCATTCAAATTCTTAGCGAACTCAACCTATAAAAGAGTCTCTGTGGGCCAGCAGATGCATAACAAGATCCATTAAACCTTCGACTTCGTCGGATGGCCCCGACGGTCGAAGCCAGGAAGCCCCATCATATTTTTTATGATCCGCACATCGAACCGTTCCTCAGCATTTCTGCGGCTTTGCTTCCCCCATCCTCGATCAGCTCAGGCTCAAGAGCGAAATTCTACACAGCATCTGCGAGCGCCTCTCAGTCACGCGGGTGAGAGATGTTAGAAGGGAGCATCTCGAATCATGCTGCAGCTGCCGAACCAGGAGCCAAGAGAACTCGAACTTATTTATAGATTGAAGGAGATCCTCGTTTTGTATGCGCAGAGCTGTTGTGATTGCCTCGGGTGATGTGCAGCGTGTCGGCTACCGGGATGCTGTCCTCAGGGCAGCCCGAGATCTTGGCATCTCAGGCTATGTTAAGAACATCAAGCCGTATGATGTGGAGATAGTGGCCGAGGGCGAAGAGGGGGATCTGAAGAGGTTCATCGAGGCCATCCGGATTCAGAGGTACCCAATCAATGTGAGATCGCTCTCTGTGAGATGGGAGGATGCGACAGGGGAGTTCGAGTACTTCAGGATCATATACGGGAAGTGGACCGAGGAGCTCCTCGAGAGGATCGATACAGCAGTAGCGCTGCTTTACAGAAGTGTGGAGCTGGGTGAGAAGAGCGTCGCAATCGGAAGGGAGATGCTGAAGAAGCAGGATCAGATGCTGCAAAAACAGGACGTGATGATCGAAAAACAGGACATGATGCTTGAGAGGCAGGAGGAGACGATCGAGGAGCTCCGCGGTGTGAGATCTGATCTCAAGGAGCACATGGAGCAGAGGTTCGCCAGGATCGAGGAGGAGATCGCTGAGATCAAGAGGGCGCTGAGGGAGCTCGGCGTCAGCTGATCCTGCGGATGGAGAGAGGAGGATGGTGAAACTTGGAGTCATACCTGCGGCAGGCTCCGGCACGCGCCTCGGGCCGTTCACGAATGCGATAGCGAAGGAGCTTCTGCCGGTGGGAGAAAAGGCTGTCATAGAGCATGTCGTTGAAGCGATGAGGCTTTCTGGAATAGAGGATATAGCGATAGTATGCAGCCCGCACAAGCATGGGCTCTGCGATTACCTGGGATCAGGCAGGCGGTTCGGCGTGAATCTCGTCTACGTCATGCAGGACGAGCGGAGGGGGTTAGGGGACGCGGTTCTCGCTGCTGAGCACGTCATCGACGAGAGCTTCGCGGTCGTGCTCGGCGACAACTTCTTCCACCCGAAATCGTTTCTGAGCGAGCTGATCTCATATCATCTTGAGAGAAGGGCGGATGCAACCCTGGGCGTCGCGGAGGTCGAGGACGTCACGAGACACGGCATCATCAAGCCTGAGGGCGACAGTATCGTCGACATCGTGGAGAAGCCATCGCCCGAGAGGGCGTTCAGCAATCTCGGAGCCATCGGGATGTACGTATTCTCCCCCGATATCTTCGATGCGATACGGGAGACGGAGCCGGGGTACAGGGGTGAGATCCAGCTCACGGACGCCGTGAAGGTCATGATCGATCGTGGGAGAAGTATCTTATACAGAAAGATCGATGGGATCCACATCGATGTCGGAACTCCAAAAGATCTGATGAGGGCGAACGAGTGGTATCTGAGGAACTTCATGGATCGCTGCTGATTCGTTCATCCGAGACCCATCGCCTCCATCATTCTTTTGTTTATGATCCGCACATCGAAACGCTCCTCAGCGATTCGACGGCTCGCCTCTCCCATCCGCCCGATCAGCTCAGGCTCAAGAACGAAACGCTCCATCGCCTCAGCGAGCGCTCCGACGTCGCGGGGAGGCACCAGGAATCCGTTTTTGCCCTCGAACACGGTCTCGCGGCAGCCAGGAGCGTCCGTCGTGATCACAGGCCGGGCCATCGCCATCGCCTCCTGGGTGCTGCGGGGCACGCCCTCTCTGTAGTAGGATGGCAGAACGAAGACGCTCGCCTGTGCGAGCCATGGACGCACATCGGGGACGTGGCCGGGCCACTCCAGGATGCCCTCTGAGACCCAGGCCTCGATCTCGTCCCTCCTGAGGCCGCCCGGGTTTGTGTCGAGGCCGCCGAGCAAGATGAAACGCGTATCAGGGTACCTGGACCTGACAAGCCTTGCGGCCTCCGCGTACTCGACGATGCCCTTCTCCCGAAGGAGGCGGGCTGCGAGGAGGAATGTAACGGGATGCTTTACAGGAGGTGCTGGTTTCCATTCATCAAGATCGACACCGATGCCGCCGAGGAGGAACGCCTTATCAGAGGAGACCAGCCCGCGGCTGAGGAACTCCTGAACGTCATCTCTATTCAGGAAGATCACCCTGGCAGCACGGCTCAGCGCTGCTCTGTAGAGCTGCTCGACTACGTGTCTTAGCACCCTGCGCTTCAGCGGCTCTCTGCCCTCCGGTGGGGTGAAGACGTAGCCGAGGCCCTCGATCATCGCAAACCTCCGCGGCACCCCTGCAAGCCATGCAGCAATCGTCCCGTAGATCACGGGCTTTATGGCATAGCCCAGCGTCAGATCAGGCTTCAACCTGCGAAGAAGGAATGCCAGGCGCAGCATGTCGAGTAGATCACTCAGCGGGTTCATGCCCGTTCTCGATAGCGAGAAGCTCACCGGCTCTGCGCCCAGTGCTCTGACGGCTGATCGCGTGCTTTCATCATAGTCTGGCGCCAGGGCCATGACCCTGTGGCCTGCTGCCACCATATCAGCGATCAGCGGGCCGCGGAAGTTCACGAGCGAGAAGGCCTGGTTGCCGATGAGGCAGATGCGAAGCTTTTTGGGCATGCTCTCAGATCCCTTTCCTGCTCAGAAGCTCCCTGTAGAGCTCCTCCCACATCTCCACCACCCGGTCCAGCGAGTAGTTTGCCTCGATGTACCTGCGACCTGCCTCGCCCATGCGCCTGCGCTCCTCCTCGGGAAGTGACATCAAGCGCAGCATCGCGTCTGCCAGAGCCACTGGCGCCTTGGGGGGCACCAGGAAACCTGTCTCGCCATCACGGACGACCTCGCGGTTGCCGCCGACGTCGATGGCGACGATTGGCTGGCCATACAACAGTACAAACATGCCCTCCAACACTACCTTTATGGTTATCTTTTTCATGACCTGTAGGTGCATTTCGTTTCCACATTCATACATTTAGATGGTGCTACTCGCAGACAGAGTGTAGTATCTCAGCCAGGCGGGGAGCCGTAACCTGTAAACAGTAATGTGTCTCAACTTTTTTGCGACCGGCGATACCCATGCGCACTCTTAAGTCGTGATCATCTATCAGGGCGTTCAATGCACGCACCCACTCCTCTTTGGTAGATGCAAGGAAACCATTAACTCCATCTTCGACAATTTGATTATTTACACCAACAGGAGATGCTACCACAGGCCTGCCGCATGCCATGTACTGAATCAGCTTGTATCCACACTTGCCACGCTCCCATGGGGAATCCAGCAGAGGCATGATCCCTACGTCAAAGCTGTGAATAGCCTCAACCTCAGTTTCTTTCGACCATGGACGGACCTCTACAGGCACACCATCAAGAGCGATATGACCAGATCCCACCAAAAGCACACGCGCTAGGTTATTCTGACACACATCAGTAAGTGCAGAACCAGCAACATGAAGATATCTAGCAGTCACAGGGGTGCCGATCCATCCGATCGTAAAAATCTTGTTCCTGTTAATGGGCCCTGGAGAATATTGCTCTAAATCGATCACAGTTGGTAGGATCTCTACCCTCCTTGCTCCAGAAATTCTTGCTCGCTTTGCGATGTACTCATTACCAGCTATTACCACGGCGGCTTGTCGCATAACCGCATCTATTTTATGACCAAGCAGGTGGCGAACTGCTCGATTTGAGTTAAGATCATATCTGTGAAAGACTGCATCATCATATTCAACTATATAGGGAATTTTCAGTCGAGTGAGCATGCCTTCTGCCCAGGCTGGCAGCCAGGGAAATAGCTCCTTTTCGATCCATAGCAGGTCATAGCTTCGAGCATCGAGAAGAGAACGAATCCGCTGAATGTATGAAGATATAACCAAGCTGATGCGCTTTCTTTTGCCAGCATAAAGGTCTTTGATGTAATTATCATCAAGTAGCGGAGCGACTGTGACATCAAAACCCTGATTCCTGAGATACGGAATGTATTGGTAGCATCGAACACGACTGCTGGCGCCTAGGTAGCTATAGCGACTCAGCAGGAGCACCTTCATACTTGCCCAGCCCCCATACATATTTAAAAATCTTTGGAGCTTCTCTC
Proteins encoded in this window:
- a CDS encoding sugar phosphate nucleotidyltransferase, producing MVKLGVIPAAGSGTRLGPFTNAIAKELLPVGEKAVIEHVVEAMRLSGIEDIAIVCSPHKHGLCDYLGSGRRFGVNLVYVMQDERRGLGDAVLAAEHVIDESFAVVLGDNFFHPKSFLSELISYHLERRADATLGVAEVEDVTRHGIIKPEGDSIVDIVEKPSPERAFSNLGAIGMYVFSPDIFDAIRETEPGYRGEIQLTDAVKVMIDRGRSILYRKIDGIHIDVGTPKDLMRANEWYLRNFMDRC
- a CDS encoding glycosyltransferase family 4 protein gives rise to the protein MPKKLRICLIGNQAFSLVNFRGPLIADMVAAGHRVMALAPDYDESTRSAVRALGAEPVSFSLSRTGMNPLSDLLDMLRLAFLLRRLKPDLTLGYAIKPVIYGTIAAWLAGVPRRFAMIEGLGYVFTPPEGREPLKRRVLRHVVEQLYRAALSRAARVIFLNRDDVQEFLSRGLVSSDKAFLLGGIGVDLDEWKPAPPVKHPVTFLLAARLLREKGIVEYAEAARLVRSRYPDTRFILLGGLDTNPGGLRRDEIEAWVSEGILEWPGHVPDVRPWLAQASVFVLPSYYREGVPRSTQEAMAMARPVITTDAPGCRETVFEGKNGFLVPPRDVGALAEAMERFVLEPELIGRMGEASRRIAEERFDVRIINKRMMEAMGLG
- a CDS encoding glycosyltransferase, which codes for MFVLLYGQPIVAIDVGGNREVVRDGETGFLVPPKAPVALADAMLRLMSLPEEERRRMGEAGRRYIEANYSLDRVVEMWEELYRELLSRKGI
- a CDS encoding glycosyltransferase family 4 protein produces the protein MKVLLLSRYSYLGASSRVRCYQYIPYLRNQGFDVTVAPLLDDNYIKDLYAGKRKRISLVISSYIQRIRSLLDARSYDLLWIEKELFPWLPAWAEGMLTRLKIPYIVEYDDAVFHRYDLNSNRAVRHLLGHKIDAVMRQAAVVIAGNEYIAKRARISGARRVEILPTVIDLEQYSPGPINRNKIFTIGWIGTPVTARYLHVAGSALTDVCQNNLARVLLVGSGHIALDGVPVEVRPWSKETEVEAIHSFDVGIMPLLDSPWERGKCGYKLIQYMACGRPVVASPVGVNNQIVEDGVNGFLASTKEEWVRALNALIDDHDLRVRMGIAGRKKVETHYCLQVTAPRLAEILHSVCE